TTATCTCTCGATCATACGCTTCCGAGATGAGCTTACTCGCCTCGTGGCAATCTTTACACACACGCAAATTCTTCGTGACACGAATCGTGTCAGCGGGTTTGGTCTTCAGCAACCCATATGCAATAGCCAGCTTCTCGCTATGGTAGTGCAATGGATTCTCACTCTCCTCCTCGCCTACTTCATACAACATTCCCTCACTATCTGTCACATACCCAAAATCCCTAATCCTACGCACAATCTCCCCGACTTTGGCATATATCTCTCGAGCCTCGGGGTGAGCCCTACCGCCGGCCACAAACTCACACACTCTACCAGCTAGTTCGATCGTGGAAGATCCGGCCACCTTCTTCACCCCTCGATCGTTCATCAACTTCCTAACCCTCGCCACATCCTCCAGTCTCCCTTCCTTCGCGTATAGATTTGCCAGCAGCACGTATCGCCCACTGTTCCCTGGCTCTAGCTCAATCACCCGATGCCCTACCTCCTCCGCCATTTCAAGATTCCCGTGGATCCTACAAGCCCCGAGAAGGGCTCCCAACACTCCAACATCTGGGCTCATTGGCATCTCATCTATAACCCTCCTAGCCTCATCCAGCAACCCCGCCCGCCCCAGCAGATCCACCAAGCAGCCGTAATGCTCCATCCTCGGAGTGATGCCATAGGCCTCGGTCATGTAAGAGAAGTAACGTCTCCCCTCCTCCACCATACCCGAGTGCGCACAAGCTGCAAGAACATTCACAAACGTCACATGATCCGGCCTCTCCGCCCCCGCCTCCATCCTCCTCAGAAGCTCAATTGCATCCCTGCCTCGTCCATGCATTGCAAACCCTCCGATCATACAGTTCCACGACGAAACCCCCTTGATACGCAACCCATCAAATACCTCAACAGCCTTGTCCAAACGCCCACATTTGCAATACATATCCATGAGCGTCGTTGCCAGCTTTGCATCTATCCTGATCCCCCTACTCTCCATCCGCTCATGTATCCACTCGCCTCGCTCCAACGCACCAAGCCCCGTGCAAGCTGCGAGCATACTAGCAGCAACAAAGCTATCCATCTCCACATTTTCCTCCATCATTCTATCAAAGAGCTCGAATGCATCATGAAATCTGTTGTTCTGCACATGAGCTGCGATCACAGCATTCCACGCAGTTGAGTTCTTGGTAGCCATCCTCTCAAAAACACGCAGCGCTTCGTCCAAACATCCCCATTGCGAGTAGCCACTGATCATCGTCGTCCAAGAAACGTCGTCCTTTCTCTCCATGCCATCAAAAACCCTCCTCGCCTCGTCCAATTCATCGAAACCGACATACATCCGAATCAAATTGTTCTGGCAATACGAGTCTCGAGAGAATCCGAATTTGATCACGTGCGCGTGCACCTGCCTTCTGCCTCCGGCAGCAGCAGCGCAGGCTCGGATAACGGGAGGGAAGGAGTAGTTATTCGGAGTGACGGAGTTTTGGAGCATGTGGGAGTAGAGGGAGATGCAGTGTGTGTGCAATTGTGCGTGTAAATAGCCTCTGAAGATGGTGTTGTAGATAAAAGCATCTGGTTGGGGCAAAGAAGCGAAAACCTTGAGTGCATAATGCAAGTCACCGGATTGTGAGAGGGCGGAGAACTTGATGACGCGTCCCATGGCGTCGTTGTCGGAGGAGAGGCCGAGCTTGACGATTTGGGCGTGGTGCTGCTTGAGCTCCGCCATGGTTGAGCAGAAGTCGAGATTCTTGAAGGTGGA
The genomic region above belongs to Salvia hispanica cultivar TCC Black 2014 chromosome 3, UniMelb_Shisp_WGS_1.0, whole genome shotgun sequence and contains:
- the LOC125216689 gene encoding pentatricopeptide repeat-containing protein At5g66520-like; translation: MSAILSTPSTNPPTISTFKNLDFCSTMAELKQHHAQIVKLGLSSDNDAMGRVIKFSALSQSGDLHYALKVFASLPQPDAFIYNTIFRGYLHAQLHTHCISLYSHMLQNSVTPNNYSFPPVIRACAAAAGGRRQVHAHVIKFGFSRDSYCQNNLIRMYVGFDELDEARRVFDGMERKDDVSWTTMISGYSQWGCLDEALRVFERMATKNSTAWNAVIAAHVQNNRFHDAFELFDRMMEENVEMDSFVAASMLAACTGLGALERGEWIHERMESRGIRIDAKLATTLMDMYCKCGRLDKAVEVFDGLRIKGVSSWNCMIGGFAMHGRGRDAIELLRRMEAGAERPDHVTFVNVLAACAHSGMVEEGRRYFSYMTEAYGITPRMEHYGCLVDLLGRAGLLDEARRVIDEMPMSPDVGVLGALLGACRIHGNLEMAEEVGHRVIELEPGNSGRYVLLANLYAKEGRLEDVARVRKLMNDRGVKKVAGSSTIELAGRVCEFVAGGRAHPEAREIYAKVGEIVRRIRDFGYVTDSEGMLYEVGEEESENPLHYHSEKLAIAYGLLKTKPADTIRVTKNLRVCKDCHEASKLISEAYDREIIVRDRNRFHHFKGGVCSCNDYW